One genomic window of Methyloceanibacter sp. wino2 includes the following:
- the carA gene encoding glutamine-hydrolyzing carbamoyl-phosphate synthase small subunit, with protein MTDEHDTGSSPLARTHAPRTQPWADEAPTALLVLANGTVIEGRGAGATGSAVGEVCFNTAMTGYQEILTDPSYAGQIITFTFPHIGNVGANTEDIETSNLAASSGVKGCVLRTSITAPSNWRAAQDLDSWLKARGIIAITGVDTRALTALIRENGMQNAVIAHSPDGVFDIDALKREAAAWSGMVGLDLAKDVTCGQSYTWDETSWRWGEGYGRQESPRFHVVAIDFGLKRNILRELATVGCKITVVPADTSAESILARKPDGVFVSNGPGDPAATGEYAVPELEKIIDSGVPTFGICLGHQMLGRALGAETAKMHQGHHGANHPVKDFETHKVEITSMNHGFAVTRESLPETVTETHTSLFDGSNAGLKVKDKPVFSVQYHPEASPGPQDSHYLFTRFVELMAARKTS; from the coding sequence GCGAACGGGACCGTGATCGAAGGGCGCGGCGCGGGCGCGACCGGCAGCGCCGTGGGCGAAGTCTGTTTCAATACGGCCATGACCGGGTATCAGGAGATCCTCACCGATCCCTCCTATGCCGGACAGATCATCACCTTCACCTTCCCCCATATCGGCAATGTGGGCGCCAACACCGAGGACATCGAAACCTCCAATCTCGCCGCCTCGTCCGGCGTGAAGGGCTGTGTCTTGCGCACCTCGATCACCGCGCCGTCCAATTGGCGCGCCGCGCAGGACCTGGACTCGTGGCTCAAGGCGCGCGGCATCATCGCCATCACCGGCGTGGATACGCGGGCGCTGACGGCACTCATTCGCGAGAACGGCATGCAGAATGCGGTGATCGCGCATTCCCCGGACGGTGTTTTCGATATCGACGCGCTGAAGCGCGAGGCCGCTGCGTGGTCCGGCATGGTCGGCCTCGATCTCGCCAAGGACGTCACCTGCGGGCAAAGCTACACCTGGGACGAGACGTCCTGGCGCTGGGGCGAGGGCTACGGCCGTCAGGAGTCGCCGCGCTTCCATGTGGTCGCCATCGACTTCGGATTGAAGCGCAACATCCTGCGCGAGCTGGCGACTGTGGGCTGCAAGATCACCGTGGTCCCGGCCGACACCAGCGCCGAGTCCATTCTGGCACGCAAGCCCGACGGCGTTTTCGTCTCGAACGGTCCGGGCGATCCGGCGGCGACCGGCGAATACGCGGTGCCTGAGCTGGAGAAGATCATCGACAGCGGGGTCCCGACCTTCGGCATCTGCCTCGGCCATCAGATGCTGGGCCGGGCGCTCGGAGCCGAGACGGCCAAGATGCACCAGGGCCATCACGGCGCCAATCACCCCGTCAAGGATTTCGAGACCCACAAGGTCGAGATCACCTCGATGAACCACGGCTTCGCCGTGACACGGGAAAGCCTGCCCGAGACGGTCACCGAGACTCACACGTCTTTGTTCGACGGCTCGAACGCCGGGCTGAAGGTCAAGGACAAGCCCGTCTTCTCGGTGCAATACCATCCGGAGGCCTCGCCCGGCCCCCAAGACAGTCATTACCTCTTCACGCGCTTCGTCGAGCTGATGGCCGCGCGGAAGACCTCATAG
- the carB gene encoding carbamoyl-phosphate synthase large subunit: MPKREDIKSILIIGAGPIVIGQACEFDYSGTQACKALKDEGYRIILVNSNPATIMTDPDLADATYIEPITPEFVARIIERERPDALLPTMGGQTALNTALSLESAGVLEKYGVEMIGAKADVIDKAEDRELFRKAMDKIGLESPKSRLADAGSLKRADRETYKAEVERIEAEHSDPDARAEAMLEFEADWGRHETERRRRYVEKGLIEALEAMQDVGLPAIIRPSFTLGGTGGGIAYNREEFLEIVERGLDASPTCEVLIEESVLGWKEYEMEVVRDKDDNCIIICSIENIDPMGVHTGDSITVAPALTLTDKEYQIMRDASIAVLREIGVETGGSNVQFAVNPDDGRLIVIEMNPRVSRSSALASKATGFPIAKIAAKLAVGYTLDELENDITGGATPASFEPTIDYVVTKIPRFAFEKFQGSAPTLTTAMKSVGEAMAIGRTFPESLQKALRSLETGLTGLDEFHFEGLGQGDDKNVIREALGSPTPDRLLKVAQALRLGVDHEQIYDSCRIDPWFIRQLQDIIDTETRVREHGLPQTPGAFRALKAMGFSDDRLATLAGLTPADVRSARHALHVHPVYKRIDTCAAEFASPTAYMYSTYETRFTGGESCEARPSAADKIIILGGGPNRIGQGIEFDYCCCHAAFALSAAGFETIMVNCNPETVSTDYDTSDRLYFEPLTEEDVLEIVQKEQTNGAVKGVIVQFGGQTPLKLAAALEEAQVPILGTSPDAIDLAEDRDRFKALIEQLGLRQPNNGIARSAEEAVAIAKRIGFPVVIRPSYVLGGRAMEIVHDEAQLERYIAEAVVVSGKSPVLLDSYLRDAIEVDVDALADGRDVFICGVMEHIEEAGVHSGDSACSLPPHSLKPAIIAELERQARELARALNVVGLMNIQFAIQNDDIYILEVNPRASRTVPFVAKVIGKPIAGIASEVMAGKPLDDFGLTPAKLDHIAVKEAVFPFARFPGVDPVLGPEMRSTGEVMGLDRDYAVAFAKSQLGGGAKLPLSGTVFVSVKDLDKDKLLAPVRTMIEMGFRIVATRGTQRHLAAHGIACERVNKVLEGRPHIVDAITNGDIDIVFNTTEGAKALADSMSIRRSALLNHIPYYTTLAGALAATEAIRALRAGSLTVAPLQSYVG, translated from the coding sequence ATGCCCAAACGCGAAGACATCAAATCCATTCTGATCATCGGCGCCGGACCGATCGTGATTGGCCAAGCGTGCGAGTTCGACTATTCGGGCACGCAAGCCTGCAAGGCGCTGAAAGACGAGGGCTACCGGATCATCCTGGTCAATTCGAATCCGGCCACGATCATGACGGACCCGGATCTCGCCGACGCCACCTATATCGAGCCGATCACGCCCGAGTTCGTCGCACGGATCATCGAACGCGAACGGCCCGATGCCCTGCTGCCCACGATGGGCGGCCAGACGGCCCTCAACACGGCGCTCAGCCTTGAGAGCGCCGGCGTGTTGGAGAAGTACGGTGTGGAGATGATCGGCGCGAAGGCCGACGTCATCGACAAGGCGGAAGACCGTGAACTCTTCCGCAAGGCCATGGACAAGATCGGGCTCGAGTCGCCCAAGTCGCGCCTCGCCGATGCGGGCTCTCTGAAACGCGCAGACCGTGAGACGTACAAGGCGGAGGTGGAGCGCATCGAGGCCGAGCACTCGGACCCCGACGCGCGCGCCGAAGCGATGCTCGAATTCGAAGCGGACTGGGGCCGGCACGAGACCGAGCGGCGGCGCCGCTATGTCGAAAAAGGCCTGATCGAAGCGCTTGAGGCCATGCAGGACGTCGGCCTGCCGGCCATCATCCGTCCCTCGTTCACGCTCGGCGGCACCGGTGGCGGCATTGCCTACAACCGCGAAGAGTTTCTCGAGATCGTCGAGCGCGGCCTCGACGCCTCCCCCACCTGCGAAGTGCTGATCGAAGAGTCGGTGCTGGGTTGGAAGGAATATGAGATGGAGGTCGTCCGCGACAAGGACGACAACTGCATCATCATTTGCTCCATCGAGAACATCGATCCGATGGGTGTGCATACAGGCGACTCGATCACCGTGGCGCCGGCGCTCACGCTCACCGACAAGGAATACCAGATCATGCGCGACGCCTCGATCGCGGTGTTGCGCGAGATCGGCGTCGAGACCGGCGGGTCGAACGTTCAGTTCGCCGTGAACCCCGACGACGGACGGCTCATCGTCATCGAGATGAACCCGCGTGTGTCGCGTTCCTCGGCGCTGGCGTCGAAGGCGACCGGCTTCCCCATTGCCAAGATCGCCGCCAAGCTCGCCGTCGGCTACACGCTGGACGAACTTGAGAACGACATTACGGGCGGCGCAACACCCGCCTCGTTCGAACCCACGATCGATTACGTGGTCACGAAGATTCCGCGTTTCGCCTTCGAGAAGTTTCAGGGTTCCGCTCCGACACTTACCACGGCCATGAAGTCGGTCGGCGAGGCCATGGCCATCGGCCGGACCTTCCCGGAGTCCTTGCAGAAGGCACTGCGGTCACTGGAGACGGGCCTGACGGGGTTGGACGAGTTCCATTTCGAGGGTCTTGGCCAGGGGGACGACAAGAACGTGATCCGCGAAGCGCTCGGATCGCCGACGCCCGACCGCCTGCTGAAGGTGGCGCAAGCCCTGCGGCTCGGGGTCGATCACGAGCAGATCTATGACAGCTGCCGCATCGACCCGTGGTTCATCCGGCAGCTTCAGGACATCATCGACACGGAGACCCGCGTCCGCGAACACGGACTGCCGCAAACGCCGGGCGCGTTCCGTGCGTTGAAAGCCATGGGCTTCTCGGATGACCGCCTGGCCACGCTTGCCGGGCTGACACCCGCCGACGTCCGCAGCGCGCGGCATGCACTGCACGTACACCCTGTCTACAAACGCATCGACACCTGCGCGGCGGAGTTTGCCTCGCCCACGGCCTATATGTACTCGACCTACGAGACGCGGTTCACCGGCGGCGAGTCCTGCGAAGCGCGGCCGAGCGCCGCGGACAAGATCATCATTCTCGGCGGCGGCCCGAACCGGATCGGCCAAGGCATCGAGTTCGACTATTGCTGTTGCCACGCGGCCTTCGCGCTGTCGGCGGCCGGGTTCGAGACCATCATGGTCAATTGCAATCCCGAAACCGTCTCGACCGACTACGACACGTCTGACCGCCTTTATTTCGAGCCGCTCACGGAAGAAGACGTGCTCGAGATCGTGCAGAAGGAACAGACGAACGGCGCCGTGAAGGGCGTGATCGTCCAGTTCGGCGGCCAGACGCCACTGAAGTTGGCGGCGGCCTTGGAAGAGGCGCAAGTTCCCATTCTCGGCACGTCACCCGACGCCATCGATCTCGCCGAGGACCGCGACCGCTTCAAGGCGCTGATCGAACAGCTCGGTCTGCGCCAGCCCAACAACGGCATTGCCCGCTCGGCCGAGGAGGCGGTCGCCATCGCCAAGCGGATCGGATTCCCCGTGGTGATCCGGCCGTCTTACGTGCTCGGCGGCCGCGCCATGGAAATCGTCCATGACGAAGCGCAACTCGAGCGCTACATCGCCGAGGCCGTGGTCGTGTCCGGTAAGAGCCCCGTCCTGCTCGACTCGTATTTGCGCGATGCCATCGAAGTGGACGTGGACGCGCTGGCCGACGGCCGCGACGTCTTTATCTGCGGGGTAATGGAGCACATCGAGGAAGCGGGCGTGCATTCAGGAGACAGCGCTTGTTCGCTTCCGCCCCATTCCTTGAAACCGGCAATCATTGCGGAACTCGAACGGCAAGCGAGGGAGTTGGCGCGGGCGCTGAACGTGGTCGGGCTGATGAACATTCAATTCGCGATCCAGAACGACGACATCTACATCCTGGAGGTCAACCCGCGAGCCTCGCGCACGGTGCCGTTCGTCGCCAAGGTCATCGGCAAGCCGATCGCCGGCATCGCCTCCGAGGTCATGGCCGGCAAACCGCTCGACGATTTCGGCCTGACACCGGCGAAGCTCGACCATATCGCCGTGAAGGAAGCCGTCTTCCCCTTCGCCCGGTTCCCGGGCGTCGATCCCGTGCTGGGACCGGAGATGCGCTCGACCGGCGAGGTGATGGGCCTCGACCGCGACTACGCCGTCGCCTTCGCCAAGAGCCAGCTCGGCGGTGGCGCCAAGCTGCCCCTGTCGGGAACCGTCTTCGTTTCCGTGAAGGATCTCGACAAGGACAAGCTGCTCGCGCCGGTGCGGACTATGATCGAGATGGGGTTCCGCATCGTCGCAACGCGGGGAACCCAGCGCCATCTTGCCGCACATGGGATCGCCTGCGAGCGGGTCAACAAAGTCCTCGAGGGGCGCCCGCACATCGTCGACGCCATCACAAACGGCGATATCGACATCGTCTTCAACACGACCGAGGGCGCCAAGGCTCTGGCGGACTCCATGTCGATACGCCGGTCGGCCTTGCTGAACCACATTCCTTACTATACAACGCTCGCCGGCGCGCTCGCCGCTACCGAGGCCATTCGGGCCTTGCGGGCAGGCAGCCTGACCGTCGCCCCTCTACAAAGCTACGTTGGCTGA
- the greA gene encoding transcription elongation factor GreA, with the protein MEKVPMTAEGYTSLEAEIKNLKTAERPRIIKLIAEARSHGDLSENAEYHAAKELQGITEARIADLEDKLSRADIIDVSKLKGDQVMFGATVTLIDEDTEDKVKYRIVGEVEGNVKEGKISITSPIARALLGKRKNDVVEVSTPGGGKSYEIVKVEFK; encoded by the coding sequence ATGGAAAAGGTGCCGATGACCGCAGAGGGATACACATCCCTCGAGGCCGAGATCAAGAATCTCAAGACCGCCGAACGGCCGCGGATCATCAAATTGATCGCCGAAGCCCGCTCGCACGGAGACCTGTCCGAGAACGCCGAATACCATGCCGCCAAGGAGCTGCAGGGTATTACGGAGGCGCGCATCGCCGATCTCGAGGACAAGCTCAGCCGCGCGGACATCATTGACGTGTCCAAGCTCAAAGGCGACCAGGTCATGTTCGGTGCAACGGTCACGCTGATCGACGAAGATACCGAAGACAAGGTCAAGTACCGGATCGTCGGCGAAGTCGAGGGCAACGTGAAGGAAGGCAAGATCTCCATCACCTCCCCGATCGCCCGCGCCCTGCTCGGCAAGCGCAAGAACGACGTGGTCGAAGTCTCGACGCCCGGCGGCGGCAAGTCCTACGAGATCGTCAAGGTCGAGTTCAAATAA